The Wolbachia endosymbiont of Ctenocephalides felis wCfeT genomic interval CGTCGGTAGTATCCATTCAGGTGTATGGCTTAAGAAGCAATAGCCAGTAGGTTTTGAAAAGGATTTAACTTCTTTTGCCTCCAAGTCAAGTACAATGAAATTATCCTCTCAAGAAACATATTTCCCCGTTTCGATTGTGTAAAATATGAAACTTTTCGGTAAACAACGTAATGCCGAATCTGTCGCTCAGCATAGTTGTTTGTCAGTGGAATATTTTCTGGATCGTCCAAAAATTTCCACATCATCAGATCCGATTTCATGATATTTTTTGCTACTCGAGACGCTCCAATTGCCTCGGGTAAATTTGATATATTCTTTAAGTAATATCTCGTTCGCTTGCGTAATTTTCTTGCTCTTCTTATGAACCTTAATGTGTCTATTTCATCCTTTAACAGAGCTTTTTTCAATGCAAATAATTCAGTAGCAACATTCCTTAAATAATACCCCAAAACTTTCACTTCGCTATTCCAACTATGAGACAACCTTTCAAAATCTCTTGCTAAATGTGCCCAACAGACCTGCCTTTTCTTGCTGGAAAAGTAGT includes:
- the tnpC gene encoding IS66 family transposase; translation: MANIIKDIFNLDISVGSVSNSEARVAEKCQEAYEQIEEEVSKSKILHIDETSHYNKGKQGWCWMFASKIGSVIKLTESRGMKVLENSKFGKNNNLVVTDRYAAYNYFSSKKRQVCWAHLARDFERLSHSWNSEVKVLGYYLRNVATELFALKKALLKDEIDTLRFIRRARKLRKRTRYYLKNISNLPEAIGASRVAKNIMKSDLMMWKFLDDPENIPLTNNYAERQIRHYVVYRKVSYFTQSKRGNMFLERIISLYLTWRQKKLNPFQNLLAIAS